From Nocardioides sp. HDW12B, the proteins below share one genomic window:
- a CDS encoding LysR family transcriptional regulator yields MQLRDLAWLVALADHRHVTDTAAGLGVSQPTLSRALARIEAELGARLFERVPTGVLPNPDGDLVLAAARDLTARYDQLLADLGARRDPESGVVRLAFLDSMATSLVPQLLRDFHGEAPRVRVLLTQEPGHEILADLASGASELAVTTTGPQPGHGWLPLQEERLVLVVPPSHRLRDRRRVDLAELASEELVTTPVGFGFRHQVDRLLADAGVAPRVSFESADLATIEGLVAAGLGVALVPEHLAGVSGTVGVALTTPAARRTVGLTWRSDRELAPAADRFLAFVRRTRASPPDPAGGGLP; encoded by the coding sequence ATGCAGCTGCGCGACCTCGCCTGGTTGGTGGCGCTGGCCGACCACCGCCACGTGACCGACACCGCGGCCGGCCTCGGCGTCAGCCAGCCGACCCTGTCGCGGGCGCTGGCCCGCATCGAGGCCGAGCTCGGTGCCCGGCTGTTCGAGCGGGTGCCGACGGGCGTGCTCCCGAACCCCGACGGCGACCTCGTGCTCGCCGCGGCCCGTGACCTCACCGCCCGCTACGACCAGCTGCTGGCCGACCTCGGGGCGCGGAGGGACCCGGAGTCCGGGGTCGTGCGGCTCGCCTTCCTCGACTCGATGGCCACCTCCCTCGTCCCTCAGCTGCTGCGCGACTTCCACGGCGAGGCGCCCCGGGTCCGGGTGCTGCTCACCCAGGAGCCCGGCCACGAGATCCTCGCCGACCTGGCGTCAGGCGCCTCGGAGCTGGCCGTCACCACCACCGGCCCGCAGCCCGGGCACGGCTGGCTGCCGCTCCAGGAGGAGCGGCTGGTCCTGGTCGTGCCGCCGTCGCACCGCCTGCGGGACCGGCGCCGCGTCGACCTCGCCGAGCTGGCGAGCGAGGAGCTGGTGACCACACCGGTCGGCTTCGGCTTCCGCCACCAGGTCGACCGACTGCTCGCCGACGCCGGCGTGGCCCCTCGGGTCTCCTTCGAGAGCGCCGACCTCGCCACCATCGAGGGTCTCGTCGCGGCCGGGCTGGGGGTCGCCCTGGTGCCCGAGCACCTGGCCGGGGTCTCCGGCACGGTCGGGGTCGCGCTGACGACGCCCGCGGCGCGACGTACGGTCGGGCTGACGTGGCGCAGCGACCGCGAGCTCGCGCCCGCCGCGGACCGCTTCCTCGCCTTCGTGCGCCGCACCCGCGCGTCGCCGCCGGACCCGGCCGGGGGCGGCCTACCGTGA
- a CDS encoding MFS transporter, translated as MTSAPTSPASGPASGSGGPVADDAGRGYVPGTSAYRRVVGALFVAGLATFVLLYSTQALFTELAADFGVTPAQSTLSLSLTTAGLAVTILLLGPLSDRVGRTPLIHLSLGFASLVAVACALAPTWHALLGLRLAQGVALAGLPAVATAYLREELHPSSHARAAGLYIGGTAIGGMAGRLVTGPVADVAGWRWGLAAAAGLGVLGAVVVRVLLPASHGFVPAASGARAAARRLRGALADPALLALYGIGATGIGAFVAVLNATGFRLSGAPFSLGVGAASLVFLVYPIGSVGSVVAGRLAEVLGRRAVVPAGCALAIGGLLLTLPATLPTLVGGLMLMTAGFFVVHGTASGWVTARAHAGGVATGQASSLYVFAYYVGSSVFGTLAGHAWSAGGWPAVVALSGGLLLVATVLALRLRSTPTLLVG; from the coding sequence GTGACTTCTGCACCGACCTCCCCGGCGTCGGGGCCGGCCAGCGGCTCGGGCGGCCCGGTCGCCGACGACGCCGGCCGCGGGTACGTCCCGGGAACGTCGGCGTACCGTCGAGTCGTCGGCGCGCTGTTCGTCGCCGGGCTGGCCACCTTCGTGCTGCTCTACAGCACCCAGGCGCTCTTCACCGAGCTGGCCGCCGACTTCGGTGTCACACCGGCCCAGAGCACCCTGTCGCTGTCGCTGACCACCGCTGGGCTGGCCGTGACGATCCTGCTGCTCGGCCCACTCTCGGACCGCGTCGGGCGCACTCCCCTGATCCACCTCTCCCTCGGCTTCGCGTCGCTGGTCGCGGTCGCCTGTGCGCTCGCGCCCACGTGGCACGCGCTGCTCGGGCTCCGGTTGGCGCAGGGTGTGGCGCTGGCCGGGCTGCCCGCCGTCGCGACGGCGTACCTGCGCGAGGAGCTGCACCCCTCCAGCCACGCCCGCGCCGCCGGCCTCTACATCGGGGGTACGGCGATCGGTGGCATGGCCGGGCGGCTCGTGACCGGTCCGGTGGCCGACGTCGCCGGCTGGCGCTGGGGCCTGGCCGCCGCCGCGGGCCTCGGCGTCCTGGGGGCGGTCGTCGTCCGCGTGCTGCTGCCGGCCTCGCACGGCTTCGTGCCCGCCGCCTCCGGGGCCCGAGCCGCCGCACGCCGCCTGCGCGGGGCACTGGCCGACCCGGCCCTGCTGGCGCTCTACGGCATCGGCGCCACCGGTATCGGCGCCTTCGTGGCCGTCCTCAACGCCACCGGCTTCCGGTTGTCCGGGGCGCCGTTCTCGTTGGGCGTCGGCGCGGCCAGCCTCGTCTTCCTCGTCTACCCGATCGGTTCGGTGGGCTCGGTCGTGGCCGGGCGGCTCGCCGAGGTGCTCGGCCGACGCGCCGTCGTCCCCGCCGGCTGCGCCCTCGCCATCGGCGGGCTGCTGCTCACGCTGCCGGCCACGCTGCCCACCCTCGTCGGCGGCCTCATGCTGATGACGGCCGGCTTCTTCGTCGTCCACGGCACCGCGTCGGGCTGGGTCACCGCCCGCGCCCACGCCGGAGGGGTGGCCACCGGTCAGGCGTCCTCGCTCTACGTCTTCGCCTACTACGTCGGCTCCTCGGTCTTCGGCACCCTGGCCGGCCACGCCTGGTCCGCGGGCGGCTGGCCCGCCGTCGTCGCCCTGTCCGGCGGTCTGCTGCTGGTGGCGACCGTGCTCGCGCTGAGGCTGCGCAGCACCCCGACCCTGCTCGTCGGCTGA
- a CDS encoding DUF4349 domain-containing protein, translating into MDTTTSPGARGTDRRTARRRGAGRPALLLAAGLTTLTVLTGCSGSDQGAAGEAASGSDSGAGDLGSPDGSVALDSPAQAGDADAPDSLADEARSFDATGSGARATMARGDTGGTSDSTSVTGPAARVPVEAGLYIRTGRVTLVSDDLESARASLERTVRRYGGQVASEQTDSTDEGELRSSRLTLRVPSARFSTVMASFAELGAVQDSRTEQEEVTTEVIDVASRIRTQEVSLGRLRGFLDRATSVASVIRLESEIARREADLASLRAQQDYLADQTSYSTIELTLRAEEKDPEPAPTKEKEDTGFLAGLSGGWNALVDVLVVAATVLGALLPFALVVALVGLPLAVWLRTTRRHRRTPGEATPAT; encoded by the coding sequence ATGGACACGACGACTTCTCCGGGAGCGCGAGGGACCGACCGACGGACGGCTCGCCGTCGCGGCGCCGGCCGACCGGCGCTGCTGCTCGCGGCCGGGCTGACCACGCTGACGGTGCTGACCGGCTGCTCCGGGAGCGACCAGGGCGCCGCCGGCGAGGCGGCGTCCGGCAGCGACAGCGGTGCCGGCGACCTCGGCTCACCGGACGGCAGCGTGGCCCTCGACTCCCCCGCCCAGGCCGGCGACGCCGACGCCCCGGACTCCCTCGCCGACGAGGCCCGGTCGTTCGACGCCACCGGCTCGGGCGCGCGCGCAACCATGGCGCGCGGCGACACGGGTGGAACGAGCGACAGCACCAGCGTCACGGGTCCGGCGGCCCGCGTCCCGGTCGAGGCCGGCCTCTACATCCGCACCGGCCGGGTCACCCTAGTCAGCGACGACCTCGAGTCCGCGCGGGCGTCGCTGGAGCGCACCGTGCGCCGCTACGGCGGTCAGGTCGCCTCCGAGCAGACCGACAGCACCGACGAGGGCGAGCTGCGGTCCTCCCGTCTCACCCTCCGCGTGCCCTCGGCCCGGTTCTCGACCGTGATGGCGTCGTTCGCCGAGCTCGGTGCCGTGCAGGACAGCCGCACCGAGCAGGAGGAGGTGACCACCGAGGTCATCGACGTGGCCTCGCGCATCCGCACGCAGGAGGTCAGCCTCGGTCGGCTCCGCGGCTTCCTGGACCGGGCCACCTCGGTGGCGTCCGTCATCCGCCTCGAGTCCGAGATCGCGCGCCGGGAGGCCGACCTGGCCTCGCTGCGAGCCCAGCAGGACTACCTGGCCGACCAGACGTCGTACTCCACCATCGAGCTCACGCTCCGGGCCGAGGAGAAGGACCCGGAGCCCGCACCGACGAAGGAGAAGGAGGACACCGGGTTCCTCGCCGGTCTCAGCGGAGGCTGGAACGCCCTCGTCGACGTGCTGGTCGTCGCCGCCACGGTGCTCGGGGCGCTGCTGCCCTTCGCCCTCGTCGTCGCGCTGGTCGGGCTCCCGCTGGCGGTCTGGCTGCGCACCACCCGCCGCCACCGTCGTACGCCGGGCGAGGCCACACCGGCCACCTGA
- the hemE gene encoding uroporphyrinogen decarboxylase, which produces MPAADLASSPFLLAARGEPVPHTPVWFMRQAGRSLPEYRKLREGVAMLDSCMQPDLITEITLQPVRRYDVDAAIFFSDIVLPLKAVGVDLDIKPGVGPVVAQPVRTLADVAAIPDLTPEHVPYITEAVRTLVGELGSTPLIGFAGAPFTVASYLVEGGPSKEHALTKAMMYGAPDVWAALMAKIAGISAAYLRVQVEAGASAVQLFDSWAGAMAPQDYVAHVMPWSSQVLAAAGELGVPRIHFGVGTGELLDLMGQAGADVVGVDWRVPLADGIRRVGGRPVQGNLDPSLVFAPTEVMLARAAEVLDAGRAAPGHIFNLGHGVMPSTDPDQLARLTDFVHEQSRR; this is translated from the coding sequence GTGCCCGCTGCTGACCTCGCCTCTTCCCCGTTCCTGCTCGCCGCGCGTGGCGAGCCCGTGCCGCACACGCCGGTCTGGTTCATGCGGCAGGCGGGACGCTCCCTGCCGGAGTACCGCAAGCTGCGCGAGGGCGTCGCGATGCTCGACTCCTGCATGCAGCCCGACCTCATCACCGAGATCACGCTGCAGCCGGTCCGCCGCTACGACGTCGACGCCGCCATCTTCTTCTCCGACATCGTGCTGCCCCTCAAGGCGGTCGGGGTCGACCTCGACATCAAGCCCGGGGTCGGTCCGGTGGTGGCACAGCCGGTGCGCACCCTGGCCGACGTCGCGGCCATCCCCGACCTGACCCCCGAGCACGTCCCCTACATCACCGAGGCGGTGCGGACGCTGGTGGGCGAGCTCGGCAGCACCCCGCTCATCGGGTTCGCGGGCGCACCGTTCACCGTCGCGTCGTACCTCGTGGAGGGCGGGCCGTCGAAGGAGCACGCGCTCACCAAGGCCATGATGTACGGCGCCCCCGACGTGTGGGCCGCCCTCATGGCCAAGATCGCCGGCATCTCGGCGGCGTACCTGCGGGTGCAGGTGGAGGCCGGCGCGTCGGCCGTCCAGCTCTTCGACTCCTGGGCCGGCGCGATGGCCCCGCAGGACTACGTCGCCCACGTCATGCCGTGGTCGTCGCAGGTGCTGGCCGCGGCCGGCGAGCTCGGGGTGCCGCGCATCCACTTCGGCGTCGGCACCGGCGAGCTGCTCGACCTCATGGGGCAGGCCGGCGCCGACGTGGTCGGCGTGGACTGGCGCGTGCCGCTCGCCGACGGCATCCGGCGCGTCGGCGGTCGCCCGGTCCAGGGCAACCTCGACCCGTCCCTGGTCTTCGCCCCGACCGAGGTGATGCTCGCCCGGGCGGCCGAGGTGCTCGACGCCGGCCGGGCCGCGCCGGGCCACATCTTCAACCTCGGCCACGGGGTCATGCCCTCGACCGACCCCGACCAGCTCGCCCGGCTCACCGACTTCGTCCACGAGCAGTCGCGCCGCTGA
- a CDS encoding ribonuclease D has protein sequence MTSASDNSDPADAPSADGAAGAPEPAPGTSPEPAPEAVPEPEPAPLLELREPLPAVVDSEAGVAEVAARLAAGTGPIAVDAERASGYRYSQRAYLIQIRREGSGTALVDPIGIADLSPLAEALAADEWILHAASQDLPCLGELGLRPTALFDTELAGRLLGYPRVGLATIVEEVLGRRLRKEHSAVDWSTRPLPTPWLEYAALDVEPLVELREALHAELVAAGKWEWAQQEFAHVMAMPPPAPRAEPWRRTSGMHKARGRRSLAAVRALWHARDDIASERDVTPGRIIPDSAIVEAAAAGPRDRESLLGLRGFHGRGAGRYAKVWLQALRDARELPDTDLPTTSARFDGPPPPRAWGEKNPAAAARLTQARAALAELAEQLSVPVENLLTPDSARRVLWTPPAPEPDALAAALRALGARPWQVDVTGPLLLEAIAAHPDA, from the coding sequence ATGACCTCCGCTTCCGACAATTCCGACCCCGCCGACGCCCCGAGCGCCGACGGTGCAGCAGGCGCGCCCGAGCCCGCCCCCGGCACCTCGCCCGAGCCCGCTCCCGAGGCAGTTCCCGAGCCCGAACCAGCTCCCCTGCTGGAGCTGCGCGAGCCGCTGCCCGCCGTGGTCGACTCCGAGGCGGGCGTCGCGGAGGTCGCCGCACGCCTGGCCGCCGGCACCGGTCCGATCGCGGTCGACGCCGAGCGCGCCTCCGGCTACCGCTACTCCCAGCGCGCCTACCTCATCCAGATCCGTCGCGAGGGCTCGGGCACCGCGCTCGTCGACCCGATCGGCATCGCCGACCTCTCCCCCCTCGCCGAGGCGCTGGCGGCCGACGAGTGGATCCTGCACGCCGCCTCCCAGGACCTGCCGTGCCTGGGCGAGCTCGGTCTCCGCCCGACCGCGCTGTTCGACACCGAGCTCGCGGGCCGGTTGCTGGGCTACCCCCGCGTGGGGCTCGCCACGATCGTCGAGGAGGTCCTCGGCCGTCGGCTGCGCAAGGAGCACTCGGCCGTCGACTGGTCGACGCGTCCGCTCCCGACGCCCTGGCTGGAGTACGCCGCCCTCGACGTGGAGCCGCTCGTCGAGCTCCGCGAGGCGTTGCACGCCGAGCTCGTCGCGGCCGGCAAGTGGGAGTGGGCGCAGCAGGAGTTCGCCCACGTCATGGCGATGCCGCCACCCGCACCGCGGGCCGAGCCGTGGCGACGTACCTCCGGGATGCACAAGGCGCGGGGTCGGCGCTCGCTCGCCGCGGTGCGCGCCCTGTGGCACGCCCGCGACGACATCGCCTCCGAGCGCGACGTGACCCCGGGCCGGATCATCCCCGACTCCGCGATCGTCGAGGCCGCCGCGGCCGGGCCGCGGGACCGCGAGAGCCTGCTGGGGCTGCGCGGCTTCCACGGCCGGGGGGCGGGCCGCTACGCGAAGGTGTGGCTGCAGGCCCTGCGCGACGCCCGCGAGCTGCCCGACACCGACCTGCCGACCACGAGCGCGCGCTTCGACGGCCCGCCCCCGCCCCGCGCCTGGGGCGAGAAGAACCCGGCTGCCGCCGCCCGGCTCACGCAGGCCCGGGCCGCGCTGGCCGAGCTGGCCGAGCAGCTCTCGGTCCCGGTCGAGAACCTGCTCACCCCCGACAGCGCACGGCGCGTGCTGTGGACCCCGCCGGCGCCCGAGCCGGACGCCCTCGCCGCCGCGCTGAGGGCCCTCGGCGCCCGCCCGTGGCAGGTCGACGTCACCGGACCGCTGCTGCTCGAGGCCATCGCCGCGCACCCCGACGCCTGA
- the hemG gene encoding protoporphyrinogen oxidase: MATDAPTRSRRVVVVGGGVTGLAAAHALVTGDPDVEVLLLESSPVVGGKLRLGEVAGVTVDLGAESILNRRPEGVALARAAGLGTDVVHPETAAARVWSRGALRPLPRSVMGIPADLDGLAESEVLSAEGLARAAEDRDLPATTLPDEDVSVGWLIEQRLGREVLDRLVEPLLGGVYAGLARELSLRATLPQALDLLRRDPSLTRAAAASLAVAPATRAEEPADSTSAASPVAVPVFAGLAGGVGRLPQAVADSAAAAGGHRLEVRTGATVRSLRRTSHGWRLVVGPTTAAEEIEADAVVLALPAAPAARLLADDVPAAAPELAGVDYASVALVTLAFRAGDLPAPVGSGFLVPAVEGLSIKAATYSSAKWGWLERAADGLVLMRTSLGRHREERDLQRDDPELVDLALADLGSVSGLSARPVDAAVTRWGGGLPQYAVGHLDRVRRVREAVARQPGLTVAGAAYDGVGIPACVASGERAAREVLAFLAARPEPSGG, encoded by the coding sequence ATGGCAACCGACGCGCCGACGCGCTCCCGCCGGGTCGTGGTGGTCGGGGGCGGGGTCACCGGACTGGCCGCGGCCCACGCCCTGGTGACCGGCGACCCCGACGTCGAGGTGCTGCTGCTCGAGTCCTCGCCCGTCGTCGGCGGCAAGCTCCGCCTCGGCGAGGTCGCCGGGGTCACGGTGGACCTGGGCGCGGAGTCGATCCTCAACCGACGTCCGGAGGGGGTGGCCCTGGCGCGGGCCGCGGGTCTGGGCACCGACGTCGTGCACCCGGAGACGGCGGCGGCGCGCGTCTGGTCGCGAGGTGCGCTGCGCCCGCTGCCGCGCTCGGTCATGGGGATCCCGGCCGACCTGGACGGGCTGGCCGAGTCGGAGGTGCTGAGCGCCGAGGGACTGGCCCGGGCCGCCGAGGACCGTGACCTGCCCGCGACCACGCTGCCCGACGAGGACGTGAGCGTGGGCTGGCTGATCGAGCAGCGGCTGGGTCGTGAGGTGCTCGACCGGCTCGTGGAGCCGCTGCTGGGCGGCGTGTACGCCGGTCTGGCCCGCGAGCTGTCGCTGCGGGCCACGCTGCCCCAGGCGCTCGACCTCCTGCGCCGTGACCCGTCGCTGACCCGGGCGGCCGCGGCGTCCCTGGCGGTCGCGCCCGCGACGCGCGCCGAGGAGCCGGCCGACAGCACCTCGGCCGCCTCGCCCGTGGCGGTGCCGGTGTTCGCCGGGCTGGCCGGAGGCGTGGGCCGGTTGCCGCAGGCGGTGGCGGACTCCGCGGCGGCCGCCGGGGGTCATCGCCTCGAGGTCCGCACCGGAGCCACGGTGCGGTCGCTGCGCCGGACCTCCCACGGCTGGCGGCTCGTGGTGGGACCGACCACGGCTGCCGAGGAGATCGAGGCCGACGCGGTGGTGCTCGCGCTGCCGGCGGCCCCCGCGGCGCGGCTGCTGGCCGACGACGTCCCGGCTGCTGCTCCCGAGCTCGCGGGCGTGGACTACGCCTCGGTCGCCCTGGTCACCCTCGCGTTCCGGGCCGGCGACCTGCCGGCGCCGGTGGGGTCGGGCTTCCTGGTGCCGGCGGTCGAGGGGCTGAGCATCAAGGCGGCGACCTACTCGTCGGCGAAGTGGGGCTGGCTCGAGCGTGCGGCCGACGGGCTGGTGCTGATGCGCACCTCGCTCGGACGGCACCGCGAGGAGCGCGACCTGCAGCGCGACGACCCCGAGCTCGTCGACCTGGCGCTCGCCGACCTGGGGTCCGTGAGCGGTCTTTCGGCACGCCCGGTCGACGCCGCGGTCACCCGGTGGGGCGGCGGGCTGCCTCAGTACGCCGTCGGGCACCTCGACCGGGTGCGGCGGGTCCGGGAGGCGGTGGCGCGTCAGCCGGGCCTGACCGTCGCGGGAGCGGCGTACGACGGGGTGGGGATCCCGGCCTGCGTCGCCTCGGGGGAGCGGGCCGCGCGCGAGGTGCTGGCCTTTCTCGCCGCGCGCCCCGAGCCGTCGGGCGGGTGA
- a CDS encoding DUF3000 domain-containing protein — translation MATRHPSRVDASPTPPEFADAVAQMRAARLRPEVLCEEMPAPQRIAPFASALSADVTVDGDDTGTGRLVLLHDPAGNDTWGGTFRCVAYARAEIPSDLAADPFLAEVAWTWLVEALASHGAEYSLPSGTVTKVTSDSFGGMAEEGGSAQLEIRASWTPEGDVGPHVEAWGELMCTAVGLEPVPVGVTPLPNRRGQRSER, via the coding sequence ATGGCCACGCGTCACCCTTCCCGTGTGGACGCGTCCCCGACTCCCCCCGAGTTCGCGGACGCCGTCGCCCAGATGCGTGCTGCCCGTCTGCGGCCCGAGGTGCTCTGCGAGGAGATGCCCGCGCCCCAACGCATCGCACCCTTCGCCTCCGCCCTCTCGGCCGACGTCACCGTGGACGGCGACGACACCGGCACCGGGCGCCTCGTGCTGCTGCACGACCCCGCCGGCAACGACACCTGGGGCGGCACCTTCCGCTGCGTGGCCTACGCCCGCGCCGAGATCCCCTCCGACCTCGCCGCCGACCCGTTCCTGGCCGAGGTCGCCTGGACCTGGCTGGTCGAGGCCCTGGCCTCGCACGGCGCCGAGTACTCCCTGCCCTCGGGCACGGTCACCAAGGTGACCTCCGACAGCTTCGGCGGGATGGCCGAGGAGGGCGGCAGCGCCCAGCTCGAGATCCGCGCCTCCTGGACCCCCGAGGGTGACGTCGGACCGCACGTCGAGGCCTGGGGCGAGCTCATGTGCACCGCCGTCGGCCTGGAGCCGGTCCCGGTCGGGGTCACCCCGCTCCCCAACCGTCGGGGCCAGCGTTCCGAACGATGA
- a CDS encoding extracellular solute-binding protein: MPAVRTALMCRTGTRLVVAALAGSLLLSACTGGEDPPEPGPSPEASSAGPERTELRLTVFGTRAQQQSYADVARAYEQVDPDVDVVTTGYRTAPAALRAVESGEEPADVFLMDGSALAELTTRSPDFLQPLDELLEERDVQFGDDHQRVALSALSAEAALQCMPAEMSPTVLYADDALLPSNRRLRSLGVELPRAIETWGWNEFAATARAVAVADGPAGMRGVYVPPTLQLMTAFVRAAGGDVVDDVAEPRELDLTSDEALQVLRLVAVLAADRSVSLTPQQVAEKSALQRFVDGELGLMFGTRADVPVLRESGREFQVLPLPGFGRSRSVSTVSGYCVPASSDEVELAADFIAWAVGQEGATTAARRGALVPARLDVLSSEAFTQPRRLPANYRVYVDGVRRSEPLPDTPKWTALNRRADRVLEQVLTDPTVDLGVALPLRMEALARQTERLLAPEETEEPEESGSPEPSETPSEG, from the coding sequence GTGCCCGCGGTGCGGACGGCGCTGATGTGCAGGACGGGGACGCGTCTGGTGGTCGCGGCGTTGGCCGGCAGCCTGCTGCTGTCCGCCTGCACCGGAGGCGAGGACCCGCCCGAGCCAGGACCGTCCCCCGAGGCGTCCTCCGCCGGGCCCGAGCGCACCGAGCTCCGGCTCACCGTCTTCGGCACCCGGGCGCAGCAGCAGTCCTACGCCGACGTCGCTCGTGCCTACGAACAGGTCGACCCCGACGTGGACGTGGTGACCACCGGCTACCGCACGGCGCCCGCCGCGCTGCGGGCCGTGGAGTCCGGCGAGGAGCCCGCCGACGTCTTCCTCATGGACGGCAGCGCGCTGGCCGAGCTCACGACCCGCTCCCCGGACTTCCTGCAGCCCCTCGACGAGCTCCTCGAGGAGCGCGACGTGCAGTTCGGTGACGACCACCAACGGGTCGCGCTGTCCGCGCTGAGCGCGGAGGCGGCCCTGCAGTGCATGCCGGCCGAGATGTCGCCCACGGTGCTCTACGCCGACGACGCGCTGCTGCCGAGCAACCGTCGGCTGCGCTCGCTCGGCGTCGAGCTGCCGCGCGCCATCGAGACCTGGGGCTGGAACGAGTTTGCCGCCACCGCGCGTGCGGTCGCCGTGGCGGACGGACCGGCGGGCATGCGGGGCGTCTACGTGCCGCCGACGCTGCAGCTGATGACCGCCTTCGTGCGCGCCGCCGGCGGTGACGTGGTCGACGACGTCGCGGAGCCCCGCGAGCTCGACCTCACCTCCGACGAGGCCCTGCAGGTGCTGCGGCTGGTGGCGGTCCTCGCCGCGGACCGCAGCGTGTCGCTGACCCCGCAGCAGGTGGCCGAGAAGTCCGCTCTCCAGCGTTTCGTCGACGGCGAGCTCGGGCTGATGTTCGGCACGCGTGCCGACGTGCCGGTGCTGCGCGAGTCGGGCCGGGAGTTCCAGGTGCTGCCGCTGCCGGGCTTCGGCCGGTCCCGCTCGGTCTCCACCGTCAGCGGCTACTGCGTCCCGGCGTCGTCGGACGAGGTCGAGCTGGCCGCCGACTTCATCGCCTGGGCCGTCGGTCAGGAGGGCGCCACCACGGCTGCCCGGCGGGGCGCGCTCGTCCCGGCGCGGCTCGACGTGCTGTCCTCGGAGGCCTTCACCCAGCCGCGCCGGCTGCCGGCCAACTACCGCGTGTACGTCGACGGCGTCCGCCGCTCGGAGCCGCTGCCCGACACCCCGAAGTGGACGGCGCTGAACCGGCGCGCCGACCGGGTGCTGGAGCAGGTGCTCACCGACCCCACGGTCGACCTCGGGGTCGCCCTGCCGCTGCGCATGGAGGCGCTGGCGCGGCAGACCGAGCGGCTGCTCGCGCCGGAGGAGACCGAGGAGCCGGAGGAGTCCGGGTCGCCGGAGCCGTCCGAGACCCCGTCGGAGGGCTGA
- a CDS encoding type II toxin-antitoxin system PemK/MazF family toxin, with the protein MRRLPRWVLLAAVVVATIGGVLLTDGGDSSESDSSERNGSMTTYSPEADGLPDPGEVVWTWVPYEEDASQGKDRPVVVLARAAAPHPPGQLLCLQLTSQDHDRDAEDEARWGRYWMDVGSGDWDPERRPSEVRLDRLLVLPEAEVRREGAALERSVFDAVVTEASRHHPELSG; encoded by the coding sequence GTGCGACGACTGCCGAGGTGGGTCCTGCTCGCGGCGGTCGTCGTCGCGACGATCGGTGGCGTCCTGCTGACCGACGGCGGCGACAGCAGCGAGAGCGACAGCAGCGAGAGGAACGGCTCCATGACGACGTACTCCCCCGAGGCCGACGGACTGCCCGACCCCGGCGAGGTGGTGTGGACCTGGGTGCCCTACGAGGAGGACGCCTCGCAGGGCAAGGACCGCCCCGTCGTCGTGCTCGCCCGCGCCGCGGCACCCCACCCCCCGGGCCAGCTGCTGTGCCTGCAGCTCACCAGCCAGGACCACGACCGCGACGCCGAGGACGAGGCGCGCTGGGGTCGCTACTGGATGGACGTCGGCTCCGGCGACTGGGACCCGGAGCGGCGCCCCAGCGAGGTCCGCCTCGACCGGCTGCTCGTGCTGCCCGAGGCCGAGGTGCGCCGCGAGGGCGCCGCCCTGGAACGGTCGGTGTTCGACGCCGTGGTGACCGAGGCGTCGCGCCACCACCCCGAGCTGTCGGGCTGA
- a CDS encoding endonuclease/exonuclease/phosphatase family protein, which translates to MRDRRAAAGGPGAPDRVRVATWNLYLGADLSTLFGPGRSGDFDADLAEVVRQLTTTGFEHRAPLVARTLVEHGADLVGLQEVCTWTHEGAVTTDFEALLLAELAALGEEYDVVTRQASFTGAADLPDALGGGRVTLTGHDVLLVRRDSPVRVESSHLGTFGRALHLEVMGGHRQTVSRGWCAAHCRVGDDGPPFVVVTTHTEAHEDAARDRQRDELLAAVGTLAPAGRPVVLVGDLNATPDQVGMPAAWRDAWVDTGHATDAPAGWTSGQSPDLANAESRLHQRIDYVFTRGARAETCTRVGAEPVGGRWPSDHAGLVADVRLG; encoded by the coding sequence GTGCGTGACCGTCGGGCGGCGGCTGGTGGTCCGGGCGCGCCGGACCGCGTCCGGGTGGCCACCTGGAACCTCTACCTGGGCGCGGACCTGTCGACCCTGTTCGGCCCCGGCCGCTCGGGCGACTTCGACGCCGACCTCGCCGAGGTGGTCCGCCAGCTGACCACGACCGGCTTCGAGCACCGGGCGCCGCTGGTCGCCCGGACGCTGGTGGAGCACGGGGCCGACCTCGTCGGGCTGCAGGAGGTCTGCACCTGGACCCACGAGGGCGCCGTGACGACCGACTTCGAGGCGCTCCTGCTGGCCGAGCTCGCCGCGCTCGGCGAGGAGTACGACGTCGTCACCCGGCAGGCGAGCTTCACCGGCGCGGCCGACCTGCCCGACGCCCTGGGAGGCGGACGCGTCACCCTGACCGGGCACGACGTCCTGCTGGTCCGGCGGGACAGCCCGGTGCGCGTCGAGTCGAGCCACCTGGGCACCTTCGGCCGCGCTCTCCACCTCGAGGTGATGGGAGGGCACCGCCAGACCGTCAGCCGCGGGTGGTGCGCGGCCCACTGCCGCGTGGGGGACGACGGGCCCCCGTTCGTCGTCGTCACCACGCACACCGAGGCTCACGAGGACGCAGCGCGGGACCGGCAGCGCGACGAGCTGCTCGCCGCCGTGGGCACGCTCGCGCCGGCCGGTCGCCCGGTGGTGCTGGTGGGCGACCTCAACGCGACGCCCGACCAGGTGGGGATGCCCGCGGCCTGGCGCGACGCCTGGGTCGACACGGGTCACGCCACGGACGCGCCCGCCGGGTGGACCTCGGGACAGTCGCCGGACCTGGCCAACGCGGAGAGCCGGCTGCACCAGCGCATCGACTACGTCTTCACGCGCGGCGCCCGCGCCGAGACCTGCACGCGTGTCGGCGCCGAGCCGGTGGGCGGACGGTGGCCCTCGGACCACGCCGGGCTGGTCGCCGACGTCCGGCTGGGCTGA